One Anoplopoma fimbria isolate UVic2021 breed Golden Eagle Sablefish chromosome 2, Afim_UVic_2022, whole genome shotgun sequence DNA window includes the following coding sequences:
- the LOC129099641 gene encoding coiled-coil domain-containing protein 81-like isoform X1, translated as MTDILRLLSEADGRTVPPLSQLSENDIQFIWADVSAYIERQMTLQKGVHLAGLGTFTFSQQKLDIGNKYTVIQRPIFLLAGKLVQSLGLKQVRPLAAATHLPVVQLNFAAVSQETPFSRDVVEGCVRETLLLLFRALASEQNIYLTFQGIGVLSFKNNKVRMKFNRGFINAMDGTGQLLLAFNNRPGSSVSLLSGGLSGLQRPQTANPVTLPTVCSPQLDNKAGDKDVRGLSPAPDQRNAGEVPQQRESKSHQPLQLAKMKAVSLSEELNPKPPMEATHRPFTSITPPEVTPKLEKPRVTVSCSGHTRAGQELCYLCMQRDQRDVPVYLREQQQAEERAQEKLLLLKEQQRDKQYMEKEQEKLNEQRKHAKQVATFNLQISEKKEKTCCPLFPTSFVFPARPFTPARRIQQHRYMNELQSQIEARRQHEAQDQQNHLLMERLDQVQLVQEIALQKAQQLQQKHERTTHYKRALDTQMEDKKCTDPPECQADNSGFNRCETPANNAGGRERAQKLFQVNFSAATQRKKEELHNRHKQVEKEREVLKHNKMEFIMDRINRFEKRRDISKSLEDEWSRSAKLKHQREEEERRFLRSAGELLVDKLAQYRRCCQCKRKTANCGETNIWKDSHYLSGSQFMI; from the exons ATGACGGACATACTGCGGCTGCTGTCAGAAGCGGACGGGCGGACTGTACCTCCTCTCTCCCAGCTCTCTGAAAACG acatACAATTTATTTGGGCTGATGTATCTGCCTACATTGAACGTCAGATGACCTTACAAAAG GGGGTCCACCTGGCAGGACTGGGGACGTTCACCTTCTCTCAGCAGAAGTTGGACATAGGAAACAAGTACACAGTGATCCAACGACCCATCTTCCTCTTGGCTGGGAAGCTTGTCCAGTCTCTGGGTTTAAAGCAGGTCAGGCCACTGGCTGCAG CAACACACCTACCAGTGGTGCAACTGAACTTCGCAGCTGTGTCACAAGAGACTCCTTTCAGTCGAGACGTAGTGGAGGGCTGCGTTAGAGaaactcttcttctcctcttcagaGCTCTGGCCTCTGAACAAAACATATACCTCACCTTCCAGGGAATTGGAGTTTTGTCCTTCAAGAACAACAAG GTGCGGATGAAGTTCAACAGAGGTTTTATTAATGCTATGGATGGAACTGGTCAGCTGCTGTTAGCCTTTAACAAT AGACCTGGGAGCAGTGTCTCTTTACTGTCTGGTGGACTGTCCGGGCTTCAGAGGCCACAGACTGCCAACCCCGTCACCCTGCCAACTGTCTGCTCTCCTCAGCTAGACAACAAAGCTGGGGACAAAGATGTACGGGGCTTGTCACCAGCTCCAGACCAGAGGAATGCAGGAG AAGTTCCCCAACAGAGAGAATCTAAATCCCATCAGCCCCTGCAGCTTGCCAAGATGAAAGCTGTCAGCCTGTCTGAAGAGCTGAATCCAAAACCCCCCATGGAGGCCACACAcag GCCCTTCACCTCCATCACACCACCAGAAGTCACTCCCAAACTGGAGAAGCCTCGCGTGACTGTTAGCTGTTCTGGCCACACCCGTGCTGGACag GAACTGTGCTACCTGTGCATGCAGCGGGACCAAAGAGATGTTCCAGTCTACCtgagggagcagcagcaggccgaGGAGAGAGCTCAGGAGAAACTCTTACTGCTTAAagaacaacagagagacaagcaGTACATGGAGAAAGAACAg GAGAAGCTGAATGAGCAACGTAAGCATGCAAAGCAGGTTGCTACTTTCAACCTGCAAATatcagagaagaaagagaagaccTGCTGCCCTCTCTTCCCT ACTTCGTTCGTCTTCCCGGCTCGGCCCTTCACCCCAGCCAGGAGGATCCAGCAGCATCGGTACATGAACGAGCTTCAGAGCCAGATAGAGGCGCGGCGGCAACATGAGGCTCAAGACCAGCAGAACCATCTGCTCATGGAGCGTCTAGACCAGGTTCAGCTGGTCCAGGA GATAGCTTTGCAGAAGGCTCAGCAGCTTCAGCAGAAACACGAGAGAACTACGCATTACAAGAGGGCTCTTGACACACAG ATGGAAGATAAAAAGTGCACAGATCCTCCAGAGTGCCAAGCTGACAACTCCGGGTTCAACCGCTGTGAGACACCAGCCAACAACGCAGGAGGCCGAGAGAGGGCACAGAAG CTCTTCCAAGTAAATTTCAGTGCTGCCACTCAGCGGAAGAAGGAAGAACTGCACAACCGCCATAAACaggtggagaaagaaagagaagttctcaaacacaacaaaatgga GTTTATAATGGACCGCATCAATCGCTTTGAGAAGAGGCGGGACATCAGTAAGTCACTGGAGGACGAGTGGAGTCGCAGTGCAAAGCTCAAACACcagcgagaggaggaggagaggcgcTTCCTGAG GTCTGCTGGTGAGCTTCTGGTAGATAAACTGGCACAGTACAGGCGCTGCTGCCAGTGTAAGAGGAAGACCGCCAACTGTGGAGAGACCAACATCTGGAAGGACTCTCATTACCTCTCTGGCTCACAGTTCATGATCTGA
- the LOC129099641 gene encoding coiled-coil domain-containing protein 81-like isoform X2: protein MTDILRLLSEADGRTVPPLSQLSENDIQFIWADVSAYIERQMTLQKGVHLAGLGTFTFSQQKLDIGNKYTVIQRPIFLLAGKLVQSLGLKQVRPLAAATHLPVVQLNFAAVSQETPFSRDVVEGCVRETLLLLFRALASEQNIYLTFQGIGVLSFKNNKVRMKFNRGFINAMDGTGQLLLAFNNRPGSSVSLLSGGLSGLQRPQTANPVTLPTVCSPQLDNKAGDKDVRGLSPAPDQRNAGVPQQRESKSHQPLQLAKMKAVSLSEELNPKPPMEATHRPFTSITPPEVTPKLEKPRVTVSCSGHTRAGQELCYLCMQRDQRDVPVYLREQQQAEERAQEKLLLLKEQQRDKQYMEKEQEKLNEQRKHAKQVATFNLQISEKKEKTCCPLFPTSFVFPARPFTPARRIQQHRYMNELQSQIEARRQHEAQDQQNHLLMERLDQVQLVQEIALQKAQQLQQKHERTTHYKRALDTQMEDKKCTDPPECQADNSGFNRCETPANNAGGRERAQKLFQVNFSAATQRKKEELHNRHKQVEKEREVLKHNKMEFIMDRINRFEKRRDISKSLEDEWSRSAKLKHQREEEERRFLRSAGELLVDKLAQYRRCCQCKRKTANCGETNIWKDSHYLSGSQFMI, encoded by the exons ATGACGGACATACTGCGGCTGCTGTCAGAAGCGGACGGGCGGACTGTACCTCCTCTCTCCCAGCTCTCTGAAAACG acatACAATTTATTTGGGCTGATGTATCTGCCTACATTGAACGTCAGATGACCTTACAAAAG GGGGTCCACCTGGCAGGACTGGGGACGTTCACCTTCTCTCAGCAGAAGTTGGACATAGGAAACAAGTACACAGTGATCCAACGACCCATCTTCCTCTTGGCTGGGAAGCTTGTCCAGTCTCTGGGTTTAAAGCAGGTCAGGCCACTGGCTGCAG CAACACACCTACCAGTGGTGCAACTGAACTTCGCAGCTGTGTCACAAGAGACTCCTTTCAGTCGAGACGTAGTGGAGGGCTGCGTTAGAGaaactcttcttctcctcttcagaGCTCTGGCCTCTGAACAAAACATATACCTCACCTTCCAGGGAATTGGAGTTTTGTCCTTCAAGAACAACAAG GTGCGGATGAAGTTCAACAGAGGTTTTATTAATGCTATGGATGGAACTGGTCAGCTGCTGTTAGCCTTTAACAAT AGACCTGGGAGCAGTGTCTCTTTACTGTCTGGTGGACTGTCCGGGCTTCAGAGGCCACAGACTGCCAACCCCGTCACCCTGCCAACTGTCTGCTCTCCTCAGCTAGACAACAAAGCTGGGGACAAAGATGTACGGGGCTTGTCACCAGCTCCAGACCAGAGGAATGCAGGAG TTCCCCAACAGAGAGAATCTAAATCCCATCAGCCCCTGCAGCTTGCCAAGATGAAAGCTGTCAGCCTGTCTGAAGAGCTGAATCCAAAACCCCCCATGGAGGCCACACAcag GCCCTTCACCTCCATCACACCACCAGAAGTCACTCCCAAACTGGAGAAGCCTCGCGTGACTGTTAGCTGTTCTGGCCACACCCGTGCTGGACag GAACTGTGCTACCTGTGCATGCAGCGGGACCAAAGAGATGTTCCAGTCTACCtgagggagcagcagcaggccgaGGAGAGAGCTCAGGAGAAACTCTTACTGCTTAAagaacaacagagagacaagcaGTACATGGAGAAAGAACAg GAGAAGCTGAATGAGCAACGTAAGCATGCAAAGCAGGTTGCTACTTTCAACCTGCAAATatcagagaagaaagagaagaccTGCTGCCCTCTCTTCCCT ACTTCGTTCGTCTTCCCGGCTCGGCCCTTCACCCCAGCCAGGAGGATCCAGCAGCATCGGTACATGAACGAGCTTCAGAGCCAGATAGAGGCGCGGCGGCAACATGAGGCTCAAGACCAGCAGAACCATCTGCTCATGGAGCGTCTAGACCAGGTTCAGCTGGTCCAGGA GATAGCTTTGCAGAAGGCTCAGCAGCTTCAGCAGAAACACGAGAGAACTACGCATTACAAGAGGGCTCTTGACACACAG ATGGAAGATAAAAAGTGCACAGATCCTCCAGAGTGCCAAGCTGACAACTCCGGGTTCAACCGCTGTGAGACACCAGCCAACAACGCAGGAGGCCGAGAGAGGGCACAGAAG CTCTTCCAAGTAAATTTCAGTGCTGCCACTCAGCGGAAGAAGGAAGAACTGCACAACCGCCATAAACaggtggagaaagaaagagaagttctcaaacacaacaaaatgga GTTTATAATGGACCGCATCAATCGCTTTGAGAAGAGGCGGGACATCAGTAAGTCACTGGAGGACGAGTGGAGTCGCAGTGCAAAGCTCAAACACcagcgagaggaggaggagaggcgcTTCCTGAG GTCTGCTGGTGAGCTTCTGGTAGATAAACTGGCACAGTACAGGCGCTGCTGCCAGTGTAAGAGGAAGACCGCCAACTGTGGAGAGACCAACATCTGGAAGGACTCTCATTACCTCTCTGGCTCACAGTTCATGATCTGA
- the LOC129099641 gene encoding coiled-coil domain-containing protein 81-like isoform X3, which yields MTRPAGCHRHNNDIQFIWADVSAYIERQMTLQKGVHLAGLGTFTFSQQKLDIGNKYTVIQRPIFLLAGKLVQSLGLKQVRPLAAATHLPVVQLNFAAVSQETPFSRDVVEGCVRETLLLLFRALASEQNIYLTFQGIGVLSFKNNKVRMKFNRGFINAMDGTGQLLLAFNNRPGSSVSLLSGGLSGLQRPQTANPVTLPTVCSPQLDNKAGDKDVRGLSPAPDQRNAGEVPQQRESKSHQPLQLAKMKAVSLSEELNPKPPMEATHRPFTSITPPEVTPKLEKPRVTVSCSGHTRAGQELCYLCMQRDQRDVPVYLREQQQAEERAQEKLLLLKEQQRDKQYMEKEQEKLNEQRKHAKQVATFNLQISEKKEKTCCPLFPTSFVFPARPFTPARRIQQHRYMNELQSQIEARRQHEAQDQQNHLLMERLDQVQLVQEIALQKAQQLQQKHERTTHYKRALDTQMEDKKCTDPPECQADNSGFNRCETPANNAGGRERAQKLFQVNFSAATQRKKEELHNRHKQVEKEREVLKHNKMEFIMDRINRFEKRRDISKSLEDEWSRSAKLKHQREEEERRFLRSAGELLVDKLAQYRRCCQCKRKTANCGETNIWKDSHYLSGSQFMI from the exons acatACAATTTATTTGGGCTGATGTATCTGCCTACATTGAACGTCAGATGACCTTACAAAAG GGGGTCCACCTGGCAGGACTGGGGACGTTCACCTTCTCTCAGCAGAAGTTGGACATAGGAAACAAGTACACAGTGATCCAACGACCCATCTTCCTCTTGGCTGGGAAGCTTGTCCAGTCTCTGGGTTTAAAGCAGGTCAGGCCACTGGCTGCAG CAACACACCTACCAGTGGTGCAACTGAACTTCGCAGCTGTGTCACAAGAGACTCCTTTCAGTCGAGACGTAGTGGAGGGCTGCGTTAGAGaaactcttcttctcctcttcagaGCTCTGGCCTCTGAACAAAACATATACCTCACCTTCCAGGGAATTGGAGTTTTGTCCTTCAAGAACAACAAG GTGCGGATGAAGTTCAACAGAGGTTTTATTAATGCTATGGATGGAACTGGTCAGCTGCTGTTAGCCTTTAACAAT AGACCTGGGAGCAGTGTCTCTTTACTGTCTGGTGGACTGTCCGGGCTTCAGAGGCCACAGACTGCCAACCCCGTCACCCTGCCAACTGTCTGCTCTCCTCAGCTAGACAACAAAGCTGGGGACAAAGATGTACGGGGCTTGTCACCAGCTCCAGACCAGAGGAATGCAGGAG AAGTTCCCCAACAGAGAGAATCTAAATCCCATCAGCCCCTGCAGCTTGCCAAGATGAAAGCTGTCAGCCTGTCTGAAGAGCTGAATCCAAAACCCCCCATGGAGGCCACACAcag GCCCTTCACCTCCATCACACCACCAGAAGTCACTCCCAAACTGGAGAAGCCTCGCGTGACTGTTAGCTGTTCTGGCCACACCCGTGCTGGACag GAACTGTGCTACCTGTGCATGCAGCGGGACCAAAGAGATGTTCCAGTCTACCtgagggagcagcagcaggccgaGGAGAGAGCTCAGGAGAAACTCTTACTGCTTAAagaacaacagagagacaagcaGTACATGGAGAAAGAACAg GAGAAGCTGAATGAGCAACGTAAGCATGCAAAGCAGGTTGCTACTTTCAACCTGCAAATatcagagaagaaagagaagaccTGCTGCCCTCTCTTCCCT ACTTCGTTCGTCTTCCCGGCTCGGCCCTTCACCCCAGCCAGGAGGATCCAGCAGCATCGGTACATGAACGAGCTTCAGAGCCAGATAGAGGCGCGGCGGCAACATGAGGCTCAAGACCAGCAGAACCATCTGCTCATGGAGCGTCTAGACCAGGTTCAGCTGGTCCAGGA GATAGCTTTGCAGAAGGCTCAGCAGCTTCAGCAGAAACACGAGAGAACTACGCATTACAAGAGGGCTCTTGACACACAG ATGGAAGATAAAAAGTGCACAGATCCTCCAGAGTGCCAAGCTGACAACTCCGGGTTCAACCGCTGTGAGACACCAGCCAACAACGCAGGAGGCCGAGAGAGGGCACAGAAG CTCTTCCAAGTAAATTTCAGTGCTGCCACTCAGCGGAAGAAGGAAGAACTGCACAACCGCCATAAACaggtggagaaagaaagagaagttctcaaacacaacaaaatgga GTTTATAATGGACCGCATCAATCGCTTTGAGAAGAGGCGGGACATCAGTAAGTCACTGGAGGACGAGTGGAGTCGCAGTGCAAAGCTCAAACACcagcgagaggaggaggagaggcgcTTCCTGAG GTCTGCTGGTGAGCTTCTGGTAGATAAACTGGCACAGTACAGGCGCTGCTGCCAGTGTAAGAGGAAGACCGCCAACTGTGGAGAGACCAACATCTGGAAGGACTCTCATTACCTCTCTGGCTCACAGTTCATGATCTGA
- the LOC129106169 gene encoding serine protease 23-like, producing SLHLSVHRFTSLLFLLFLAPVFSSSSTSSSRPQWVLQRVPVVLAQQTEARSAPHFLSPARLDVSSPCDPECHKRAPRPSYWDLRNLLAYETLNSDGQLTETAVGIYGYDPSSDTSSAYSARSSEKAQRSHVRRKRQIFGHDGRFSIAGQDFLLKYPFSVAVKLSTGCSGTLVGDRHVLTAAHCVHDGKNYVKGAQKLRVGFLKTKQRDSRASSFYSSSNFTNHVEGGPSPYGPPTNDKMKFQWIRAKRTHVPKGWIKGNANDIGMDYDYALLELKKPHKRRHMKLGVSPPAQRLPGRRVHFSGFDNDRPGKLVYRFCRAGEETSDLLYQHCDAQPGASGSGVYARMWDGRRQRWERKVIGVFSGHQWVERQGASQEFNVAVRITPLKYAQICYWIKGNFVDCREG from the coding sequence TCGCTCCACCTGTCCGTCCACAGGTTCACCTCCCTCctatttcttctcttccttgcccccgttttctcctcctcctccacctcctcctcccgccCCCAGTGGGTTCTCCAGCGTGTCCCCGTGGTCCTTGCACAGCAGACGGAGGCTCGGTCGGcccctcacttcctgtctccggCCCGCTTGGATGTCAGCTCCCCCTGTGACCCAGAATGCCACAAGAGGGCCCCTCGGCCGAGCTACTGGGACCTGCGGAATCTGCTGGCCTATGAGACACTCAACTCTGATGGTCAACTCACTGAGACCGCCGTTGGGATCTACGGTTACGACCCAAGCTCAGACACCAGTTCGGCCTACTCCGCGCGGTCGTCTGAGAAGGCCCAGCGCTCGCACGTCAGGAGGAAGCGGCAGATCTTCGGCCATGATGGGCGTTTTAGCATTGCTGGTCAGGACTTCCTGCTTAAATATCCATTTTCGGTGGCAGTCAAGCTGTCCACTGGGTGTTCTGGTACATTGGTGGGGGACCGTCATGTTCTCACAGCTGCTCATTGCGTTCATGATGGTAAAAACTATGTGAAAGGAGCCCAGAAGCTCCGGGTCGGGTTTCTCAAAACCAAGCAACGGGACTCACGGGCTTCTTCCTTTTACTCTTCCTCCAACTTCACCAACCATGTTGAAGGTGGCCCCTCTCCTTATGGCCCGCCAACCAACGACAAGATGAAATTCCAGTGGATCAGAGCCAAGCGCACCCATGTGCCCAAAGGATGGATTAAGGGGAATGCCAATGACATCGGGATGGACTATGACTACGCTTTGCTTGAGCTCAAGAAACCCCACAAGCGGCGCCACATGAAGCTCGGAGTCAGCCCCCCGGCTCAGAGGCTGCCCGGCCGACGAGTCCACTTCTCAGGATTTGACAATGACCGCCCTGGCAAGCTGGTGTACCGCTTCTGTCGGGCCGGCGAGGAGACGTCAGACCTGCTGTACCAGCACTGCGACGCTCAGCCCGGTGCCAGCGGGTCAGGAGTCTACGCCCGGATGTGGGATGGCCGGCGGCAGCGCTGGGAGCGGAAGGTGATAGGTGTGTTTTCAGGGCATCAGTGGGTGGAGCGACAAGGGGCGTCTCAGGAATTTAATGTAGCGGTGAGAATCACGCCTCTCAAATACGCTCAGATCTGCTACTGGATTAAAGGAAACTTTGTTGACTGCCGGGAGGGGTGA